DNA from Solanum stenotomum isolate F172 chromosome 3, ASM1918654v1, whole genome shotgun sequence:
TTCTCCTTCAGCAAGGTATTCATCtgttcatttttcaaattgtgACACTATCAATATGTGGAAATTGTACAGCTAAATACAGAAAAGGGAAGTTCCATATCACAATCACCCATAATTTCCGAACTAGTGTCTCCAAtgaagtttaaaaaattaacgAGTCTTCATGAAGTTCTAAAATTTGGTGAGTTTCAAGGGAAGCATGCATACCCAGCCAACCACATTTAAGCCTCGGTTTACGAAGGATGGATCTGTTGGCCTTTTTCCAGTCACAAGCTCTAAAAGGAGAACCCCAAAGCTGTACACATCAGATTTCTCTGTGGCTCTTCCACTTTGCAAGTACTCTGGTtatattacaatttacaaacaAGAAATCGTTGGTCAGACATTTCATTAGAAGATGAGGTGAGTTTGgaatttcaatttatagaggttaagCAAATCAAACCTACATATAGATGATTataaaaagaagaataggttAAGGTTTATCCaagcaaaaaaataagaaaataaaccATTCTTGCAATTAAAAGGCAACATATATGTGAATCTATCTTTATGCCTTGCTGATTTAAGTGAATATGCATACCTGGTGCTAAATAACCAAAAGTACCCGCAACCACAGTCGTGACATGAGCTTCCTCATCCACCAAAAGCTTGGCAAGGCCAAAGTCTGAAACACGAGGCTCTAGATTCTCATCAAGGAGTATGTTGCTTGATTTGATATCTCGATGAACTATTTTAGAACAACAGTCATGATGTAGGTAGGCCAATCCTCTTGCAGAACCAAGAGCTACTTTCAGACGTGCATTCCAGTTTAACAACCGATCATCCACACGTTctgcaaaaatacaataaagaTGCATGCAATGAATAGCCAAGAAAAACAGATTGTTTAAATGAAAGCAATAGTGCTTTTCCCCCTCTCCAGTTTAAAAACAGATAACTGAAAATAATGGTTGTATTCAGGATAAACCAAATAATAAATGTATGGCAAAAATATACACACTTTCCATATTTGATGTCTTGTATAAGCTTACGAGGAGATGTGGAGAGGAGGAAGGATCTGGGGACAAATTTTGAAAAGCTGGAAACATACCATGTAGGAAATTGTCCAAGCTTCCCATGACCAAATAATCATAGATGAGAAGCCTTGCAGTAGGAAGCCTGCAGTAACCTCGTAGATTGACCAGATTAATGTGTTTGATGCTACCCAAGATTTCTAACTCTCTCTCAAAGACTTGATCAGAGCCTTCACGACTCCGGTCTATTCTTTTAACAGCAAATGTTCCACAATCATTCATAACCATCCGATATACAGTACCAAACCCTCCTGCCCCAACAACATCTTCCTCATCAAGGGATTCAATCTTCTCTATTAGCTCGCATGAAGGATAAGGAAGATCTCCATGGAAAGTAATAAGCTTGGCACCTGAAGCCTTGACAAATTAAGACAAAAATTGGGAGAAGGAAAAGAAATGGTATTGTACTATTCACCCACTTACTTGGCTCTTTGTGGACTTGTTTCTTGACTTCTGTGTATTTTTTTGCTGTCCTTTCCTTCTTAGATAACAACCAAACCCAGAGGAAAATAAAGAACACAATGAGTACAAAACCCAATGTAGATATTGCACCAATAACTGCTGCTCTAATATAGTGAGAGGATCGCTTCGTAGGGACTGCAGAAATCACATTAATTTAGCAACAAATCAGGCTTTCTACATAAAagtaaaggagaaaaaaatagaTTCAGTTGGTGGAGGAAAGGGAAGTTCCAAAAGCCAGTAAACTTCTAAAAGGAAATAGATATGAAGCA
Protein-coding regions in this window:
- the LOC125860439 gene encoding LRR receptor-like serine/threonine-protein kinase FEI 2, giving the protein MGVWELIVLGLFTMTIFNRSCFSLTPDGSALLEMRTLLNDTKNVLSNWNDSDESPCRWTGISCYPNDQRVQSINLPYMELGGIISPSVGKLTRLQRLALHENSLHGVIPNEIGNCPELRAIYLRANFLQGGIPSDIGNLSILTILDLSSNSLRGAIPSSLGRLRHLRLLNLSANFFSGEIPDVGILSTFGNDSFIGNLDLCGQQVRKPCRTSMGFPVVLPHAESDEAAVPTKRSSHYIRAAVIGAISTLGFVLIVFFIFLWVWLLSKKERTAKKYTEVKKQVHKEPSAKLITFHGDLPYPSCELIEKIESLDEEDVVGAGGFGTVYRMVMNDCGTFAVKRIDRSREGSDQVFERELEILGSIKHINLVNLRGYCRLPTARLLIYDYLVMGSLDNFLHERVDDRLLNWNARLKVALGSARGLAYLHHDCCSKIVHRDIKSSNILLDENLEPRVSDFGLAKLLVDEEAHVTTVVAGTFGYLAPEYLQSGRATEKSDVYSFGVLLLELVTGKRPTDPSFVNRGLNVVGWMNTLLKENRLEDILDASCREADAETVEAIIEIAARCTDANPDDRPTMQQVLQYLEQEVMSPCPSDFYEESHSDYS